In Salvelinus alpinus chromosome 20, SLU_Salpinus.1, whole genome shotgun sequence, a genomic segment contains:
- the LOC139546483 gene encoding putative nuclease HARBI1: MKAQNCVFLSALTMACPFVRDVVDEEALVLRRAFRRERVFRDRLDPLAFPDDHLYERYRFSADGIRYLCRLLGPRIKHRTARSHALSVEQMVCVALRFFASGAFLYSVGDAEQLNKATICRTIRSVCLAIKALADVFISFPGHRRLCDIKEEFYRIAGFPNVIGAVDCTHIRIKAPSGAHEADFVNRKSFHSINVQMVCNADCVISNVVAKWPGSVHDSRIFRASEIYQCLSQGEFSGVLLGDRGYGCQPFLLTPFTDPQEAQQAYNHAHARTRARVEMTFGLLKARFHCLHKLRVSPVRACDITVACAVLHNVACLRKERAPRVPPAMDWDNPAIFPDDDSGRLLRDQYVLNYFS; encoded by the exons atgaaggcccaaaattgtgtgttcctttctgctctgacaatggcatgcccattcgtgcgagatgtggtggatgaagaagcacttgtgctgaggagagccttcaggcgagaaagggtcttcagggaccggttggacccactggccttccctgatgaccatctatatgaaagatacaggttttctgcagatggcatcaggtatctatgcagactactgggtcccaggattaagcaccgcactgcacggagccatgcactgagtgtggagcaaatggtttgtgtggccttgcgcttttttgctagtggagccttcctgtactcagtgggggatgcagaacagctgaacaaggccacaatttgccgcacaataaggagtgtgtgtctggctatcaaagcattagcagatgtcttcatctccttccctggccacagaagactctgtgacatcaaagaggagttctataggattgcag gtttccccaatgtcattggtgcagtggactgcacacacataaggataaaagccccctcaggtgcccatgaggccgattttgtgaataggaaatcctttcacagcattaatgttcag atggtctgcaatgctgactgtgtgatcagcaatgttgtggcaaaatggcctggctcagtccatgactccagaatctttcgggcctctgaaatctatcagtgcctatcacaag gtgaattctctggtgtgttgctgggagacagggggtatggctgccagccttttctcctgacacctttcacagacccccaggaagcacagcaggcctacaaccatgcccatgccaggaccagggccagagttgaaatgacctttggcctcctgaaggcacgctttcactgccttcacaaattaagggtcagccctgttagggcatgtgatattactgtggcttgtgctgtcctccacaatgtggcctgcctgaggaaggagagggcccccagagtgccaccagccatggactgggacaatccggcaatcttccctgatgacgacagtggtcggctgctgagggaccaatatgtgttgaattattttagttag